CAAGGTTTCCCTGAAGATAAGGATGATAAAAGCTTAGAATGTGTGTTTCATGACTCCAAGGTAGACAATATCTGCAGAATATGCAAGCTAACAACATGTATTATTTGAACTACAATTAAGAACTAATGGTATTCTTTATAACATATATCTTGGTATTGATTTTCAGGGTACTAGAATTCAAGCTACATTTCCAAATAATTTGGTCCAGAACTTTGGAAATATACTAAGGGAAGAAgggattttttatattaaaaatttctTTGTCAGACCTAATACACTCAGAAACAAGGCATCAAATCACCAGTTTAGATTGCTAATGAATGTCAAGACAGAGATGGTTGAGGTTAATGATCATAGGATCTTGAGAGAAATGTTTGACTTCAAGTCTTTTTCTGAAGTTTCACAATATGAAAATGTGGATGATTCATCCTTCTTTGgtatgatttttaaataatgtttacttttattttagtttacttCTTCAATTTACTTGCAAGTGATTTGTGAATTGAGTTTCAATGTACTTAGTTTTCAATCAAATTGCAACTGTATATTGATCTGCTCTTTAAGAAAAGTTGATACCTTATTGTTTTATGCTTTCTGAAAGGTAATACAGTTGATCCTCTGTAGTGGATTGAGTGTACTTCTGAAAATTTTTGTTGATTCTCTGTAGTGGATTTATCATCAAATCTGCAAGTTACAAGAAAAGTTCATTCAGTTTACATATTTGTCATTTGTGTTTGTTAGATGTCATTGGTGTGATAACTGGACATGGTAGAGTTATCTCTCAATCTAAGTATAGattgattgagattgagatttcTGATGAGAAGTAAGTGCATTAGTGTTTTGACATTCACATTTTATATTGTACATATGTTAAACTAATTTTATACTTTCTTTAACAGCCATAACAAACTATTTTGTACAATATGGGAATCAAATGTGGACTTATATCTGGATCAACTGAAAAAGAGTGAAGGAACAATTCCAATTGTGATTATTCAGTTTTGCAAGCACAATCTATTTAGAGGTTCTTTATATTTCATGTTTCTTACTGTTTTTTACTTGTCATTCGGTGTGATAATCTTAAAGTGTTTGTGTTTTAGGTGAAATTCGCATTTCTACACATTTTCAAGCTTCTAAAGTTGTGATAAATGCTGATGTTAAAGAGGTTAAAGATTTTAGGATGAGGTATTCATTATTATGTACTTTGTTTTTCAAGTCATTGTTTATTTATTGATAGATTTCTTATTACTCATTTTTATGTACATATAAGTCAGTTtatcaaaatttttatttattttatttagaataagGGAGGATAGCAGATTTGTTCAGCAAGTTTCTGTCATTCAAGGAGGACAAAGGGTTGGGGGTGAATATGATGATCTACAATTGAAGTCCCTTGAGGATTTATCTTGCCTAGAGGTATTGAATAAGTTTCACATCTGTCCTTTAGTGTTCTTATTTTTGTTGAGTTATATGTGTAACATTTCAATAGTTCATTTCGTTTTGTGATCCACAAGAAGGTTCATGTTGGGTATTTGGTAAAATAGATTCAGTTGAGTGCCACTATGGTGAATGGTATTTTTTGGCTTGTAAGACTTGTGTTAAGAAGGTCAGAGAGGTGGATAATAAGTTTAATTGTTCTGGATgtaccaaaattcatacttaTGCTGTTAAAAGGTTTGAAACATACTCTCTGATACTTTGTCTTGAACTCTAATGTAATTAAGTAATTTATATCAATATTTTTGTCTTATTTAGGTTCAAGTTTGTGGTGAATGTTGTTGATCATACTAGCAATGCATCtttattattgtgggatagGGAAGGCAGCCAATTGTTAGGGAGAAATGTGACTGAGTTTTTAGGAAATGGTGGTCAGGTTTGTATGTTTAAACActgaaatttgttttttttttgtatcatGGAGAGTTCTCATTGTAATTTCAATTATATTTCAGCAGGTTGCTCCTAAGAATTCCATTCCTTCACTTATTGAAGAGATTCTTATGGGTCAGAAGGTGTTGTTTAAACTTCAGCTGAAAAACCATATTGAATATTACAGAAGTTACCCTTTTACTGTCAACAAAGTATGTAATATCCCTGAAGTAGTTGACAAGTATACTCCTAAAGACTTGGGTGAACAGATCTTTAACTTTGATACGAGGTTATCTGATCTACTTTTTGGAGCTGATCTTGCTGaggtatttaaattttattattattcagTAGTTGTACATCTTGTGCATGAAAATGTTACTTGGATAGTTTTTTTGAATGCTTTTTACTTATAGGTGTCTCAGAAGACCCTTGGTACAACTGATCTGTCCATACTTGGAAATGATAATATCAGTGAACTTTTTGTTGGAGGCTCTGAATTAAATGTTGGAGTTGAAGTTGCTGAGGTATTTTTGTATATATTATAGCTATGTTGattattttgtaattatttatcatggttgaTAATTAATTATCCTATTAATATAGGGTTCTCAGAGAGTGTTTGTTACACCAGATCTCTCCACTGTTTCCAATGAAAAAAATCATGGATGGGGTGTTGAAGGCTCTGCAAAGTGATGCTTGGATTTAGATTTTGACTGTTGTGATGATGTTGATGAAGTTCAGATtaagaagaaagagaaaattgCTGGTTCTAATTAGATGGGAAGGCATCCTTGGTGTCTATGTTTTGCTGTATTTTTTTACTTAGCATTTTGAAGGAATTGTCACCCTCTGTTTTTGTGTTTTGGTTCTGGATTTTATCACTGAAATTGACAATTTTTTGATGCTGTTAGGGCAGGTTTATGTTTTCCATGTAGGGAAGTTATGAATATGAGATCTTCATCAAGATTTTGAATGTTGAGCTATCCCATCATTTTATATTCAAGTTTTTTAgttattgttttgtttgttcCCCTTATTAATGTTTATGGCTTAGAGTTATTATTCTGTTGTTAATGCTTCAGAATGTTTAAATTGGAAATACATCATAAAGCTCACTGAAACAGTTTTAATAAAGTAATAAACACACAAGCATTTTAGTTATAGAATTTTGTACAAGTTAATTTCTGAtgaacaaatatttaaattgatgGAGTAAAAGTAAATATATAACTCATTCATTATCTAACCTGTATAACACTTGGAAGTTTCTTGGGATAGTCTGAAAGGTCTTCTTGGTTATTTGACACAACATAGGTAGCAAAAAGGAGATAGACTGAACAGGACTTGCATTTGAAAACACAATAGTATGTTAGATAACATAATGTGGAGAggttgaagaaaagaaatttaTGTAATACAAGGTAGGACAAACCTAGAGTCTTCTCCCCCTTCAAACTGGTAACATATAACCAAGAAGGTCCAGCACCTTCTCATTTCAAGCAAAATGTGTTTCTGCCAGATATCTGGAACAACATTTTAGTATTTAAAAACTGAATATAACTGTTTAACAATGGGTGAACAGAAAATATAACAGTTTAATTAAAGTTgtgcagaaaaataaataagtgcAAGTAAAGATTCCCTCCAACTACTCTAACAGAAGCTTCAAGGTCATCCCCTTTTGCTATCTCTATGTTCCTGCGgacaaaaaattaatattaaacaGTAATAAAGGTTGAGTTTACTGTAAGAAGGATTCATCAAATTGATGTCATTAATTCTAGAATCTGTGTTTATTTAGTTTAAAAACTTTCACTAGCAGATATATCTCAAAGGAACAtgatcttttattttgttttttttgtggaATAAACAAACACAATGAAAAGACAAAGCACActgatattattattaaatggaAAATCCAAGGAGACTATATTTACACACTGCAGTCAACATTAATGCTCACAATGATAGATGAATCTTGATATATGTAAAGTTTGAGTGCTAATACTGAACAaattctatatttggaaatgcAAGCATAATTATTGGCACATTATAGAGCATTTGTCtttaaagtaaattaaaaagTGTTTAACTTGATCTAATCTTCTACTCCAGATTCTTACTTAATGTGCTAATCTTCTACTCCATATTTTTCCTTAGTGAAAACTTTTCTGGAATTCATCCTTTTAATTTCTGAaataacaatttaaataatCTGTTTTCTGGGATAATCTGAAAGGTCTTCTTGGTAATTGTGAAATATGTGTGTCCTTTAAATATGCAGTTCTGCAGATATAAGTATATCCTCACTATACTctgtatttttttccttttaaggAAAAGATAAGTTGTCATTCAAGTTGAGATTCTTATTGAATGAAGAAGTTAAAAAGGTCTGCCATACTTACAAGTTGTCCTAATTTACAGTTAACACTTTCAACATCAGGTAATCTATGTAACTCTTACTCTTCTGAAATTATCCCTAAAGCTCTATGATTCTTGACTTTTATTGTTAGGAGTTGGATCCAATAGTCAAATTAAAGCAATCTGTTTATTTGTAATGGGTAAAAATAAACTTTGAAATTTATTGGCTATGTTGATGCACCAGGTTTAATTATTTGTCTACTAATCGTTTGTGTCAAACGATTACAGATGTGATTTGCCATTTGTGTCAAACAATCAGTGACAACATCTAAGCCTGAATTTCCATTCAGTTGTGGGGATCTTTAATAGCTTCTAAGCATGCATTTCCATTCAGATATAGGATTCTTTGGTAGGTTCAAACATGCGTTTGCAGTGAGCTTCTAACCTAATCAAGCAACATACATTGAATGGAAATACAAGATTATATACTTTTTGAAATTTGTGTTACCTTTGAGAATTTGATTGCTCGGTTTTGGTGAAGAAACTGTGATTCCCTTCAAATCCACTCTTCAAATGATGTTATCTTCGATTTTTCTGGACACTGTCGAA
This DNA window, taken from Salvia splendens isolate huo1 chromosome 18, SspV2, whole genome shotgun sequence, encodes the following:
- the LOC121776681 gene encoding uncharacterized protein LOC121776681, translated to MVEVNDHRILREMFDFKSFSEVSQYENVDDSSFFDVIGVITGHGRVISQSKYRLIEIEISDENHNKLFCTIWESNVDLYLDQLKKSEGTIPIVIIQFCKHNLFRGEIRISTHFQASKVVINADVKEVKDFRMRIREDSRFVQQVSVIQGGQRVGGEYDDLQLKSLEDLSCLEFISFCDPQEGSCWVFGKIDSVECHYGEWFKFVVNVVDHTSNASLLLWDREGSQLLGRNVTEFLGNGGQVAPKNSIPSLIEEILMGQKKLPFYCQQSM